From a region of the Leucoraja erinacea ecotype New England chromosome 6, Leri_hhj_1, whole genome shotgun sequence genome:
- the rgn gene encoding regucalcin: MGSIKIECVVKEKYHIGESPVWEEKHGSLLYVDITGEKVCRWNAATKQLKTVYVGAPIGSVVPRKSGGYVLAIGTRFAFLDWEKEAVTDIVTVDQDKTNNRFNDGKVDPAGRFFAGTMARQIRPAVVEKGQGSLYSLLADHSVVKHFDRVDISNGLDWSLDHKVMYYIDSLSYKVDALDYDLQSGKTSNRRLVYKLEQEEVIPDGMCIDTEGKLWVACYNGGRVLRIDPETGKRIQTVKMPVDKTTSCCFGGKDYSELYVTSAAEGMDEAWHQRQPDGGRIFKVTGLGVKGIPSNPYAG; encoded by the exons ATGGGTTCCATTAAAATCGAGTGCGTCGTGAAGGAAAAGTACCACATTGGAGAGAGCCCGGTTTGGGAAGAAAAACATGGTTCCCTTCTCTATGTGGACATAACAGGAGAGAAGGTGTGCAGGTGGAATGCAGCCACGAAACAGTTGAAAACGGTGTATGTTG GTGCTCCGATTGGATCGGTGGTCCCGCGGAAATCGGGGGGATACGTTCTGGCGATAGGCACAAGATTTGCCTTTCTGGACTGGGAAAaggaagcagtcacggacatcGTCACCGTTGACCAAGATAAAACTAACAACAGATTTAACGATGGAAAAGTGGATCCAGCTGGACGATTCTTTGCAG GGACCATGGCAAGGCAGATTCGTCCAGCCGTGGTGGAAAAAGGCCAGGGATCATTGTACTCCCTGTTGGCGGATCATTCTGTGGTCAAGCACTTTGACCGGGTGGACATTTCCAATGGTTTGGACTGGTCGCTGGATCACAAGGTCATGTATTACATAGACAGCCTATCTTATAAAGTGGATGCACTTGACTATGACCTGCAGTCAGGAAAGACCT CAAATCGCCGACTTGTGTACAAACTTGAACAAGAAGAGGTTATTCCGGATGGAATGTGCATTGATACGGAGGGGAAACTTTGGGTTGCCTGCTACAATGGTGGTAGAGTCTTACGCATCGATCCTGAAACAG GTAAAAGGATCCAGACGGTCAAAATGCCTGTGGACAAGACAACCTCGTGCTGCTTTGGAGGGAAGGATTACTCCGAACTCTATGTGACTTCTGCTGCGGAGGGGATGGATGAGGCATGGCATCAGAGACAACCAGATGGAGGCAGAATTTTCAAG GTTACTGGGCTTGGAGTGAAGGGTATTCCATCAAATCCATATGCAGGATAA